A window from Manis javanica isolate MJ-LG chromosome 10, MJ_LKY, whole genome shotgun sequence encodes these proteins:
- the LOC140843900 gene encoding olfactory receptor 8S1-like gives MALRNHSAVTEFILLGLSADPRAQPLLFALFLMMYLQTLLGNLTLLLVIRADSRLHTPMYFFLSHLSSLDLCFSSATVPKLLENLLSQRKTISVQGCLAQVFFVFESGGTEGCLLSVMAYDRYVAICHPLLYGQKITNKLCNGLVWGSWGLGFLDALINILPAMSLDFCKDQSIPHYSCELPSLFPLSCSDVSTNFTILLCSSLLHALVTCVLIVCSYTPIVSTILSISSSSGRSKAFSTCSSHLTAVLLFYGSAFLRYFTPTSGSPLELVFSVLYGVVTPLVNPLIYSLKNNEVRAAVRRTFRKYRQYFRSCP, from the coding sequence ATGGCTCTGAGGAACCACAGCGCTGTCACTGAGTTCATTCTCCTGGGGCTGTCTGCAGACCCCCGTGCCCAGCCCCTGCTCTTTGCGCTGTTCCTAATGATGTACCTCCAGACTCTGCTGGGGAACCTGACGCTGCTGCTGGTGATCAGGGCTGATTCccgcctccacacccccatgtacttcttcctgagtcacctcTCTTCCCTGGACCTTTGTTTCTCTTCGGCTACAGTGCCCAAGCTGCTGGAGAACCTCCTGTCTCAGAGGAAAACCATCTCTGTCCAGGGTTGCCTGGCCCAAGTCTTCTTTGTGTTTGAGTCAGGGGGCACTGAAGGCTGCCTGCTCtcagtgatggcctatgaccgctacgttgccatctgccaccctctgctctATGGCCAGAAGATAACCAACAAGCTCTGTAATGGGCTAGTGTGGGGCTCCTGGGGCCTGGGATTTCTGGACGCACTCATCAACATCCTTCCAGCTATGAGCTTGGACTTCTGTAAGGATCAGTCCATCCCCCACTACAGCTGTGAGctgccctctctcttccctctgtcctgCTCTGATGTCTCCACCAACTTTACTATtctgctctgctccagcctcctgcATGCGCTTGTAACCTGTGTCCTAATTGTCTGTTCCTATACTCCTATTGTGTCCACCATCCTGAGCATCAGCTCctcctcaggcagaagcaaggccttctccacctgctcctcccacctcactgcTGTCCTCCTCTTTTACGGCTCAGCTTTCCTTCGCTATTTCACACCAACCTCAGGTTCACCCCTGGAGTTAGTGTTCTCTGTTCTGTATGGTGTGGTCACTCCCTTAGTGAATCCCCTCATCTACAGCTTGAAGAACAATGAGGTGAGAGCAGCTGTGAGGAGGACATTTAGAAAATATCGCCAATATTTCAGGAGCTGTCCATAG
- the LOC140843810 gene encoding olfactory receptor 8S1-like, whose amino-acid sequence MVLRNHTTNSEFVLTGLSDDPHVHPLLFVLFLGIYLLTLMGNLTLLLIRADSRLHTPMYFFLSNPSFLDLCFSSVTVSKLLKDLLSEKKTISVEGCLAQVFFVFLTAGNEACLLSVMAYDCYAAICHPLLYGQVMSNQLCVRLVWGSWSLASLNALVIVLLGVDLNFSDAHTTHHYTCELPSLFPLSCSDVSMNVSILSFSTVLLGLGNFLPIFLSYARIIHNTLSMSSTAGRSKAFSTCSSHLMAVILFFGSGLIRYLMPPSGSSLDLLSSLQYSVITPMLNPLIYSLKNKEVKTAVRRSLEKYLQYLRW is encoded by the coding sequence ATGGTCTTGAGGAACCACACCACCAACTCCGAGTTCGTTCTCACGGGGCTGTCTGACGACCCCCACGTTCATCCCCTGCTCTTTGTGCTCTTCCTGGGGATTTACCTCCTGACCCTGATGGGGAACCTGACGCTGCTGCTGATCAGGGCCGATTCCCGCCTCCACacgcccatgtacttcttcctgagcaATCCGTCATTCCTGGACCTCTGCTTCTCCTCTGTCACTGTGTCAAAGCTGCTGAAGGACCTGCTGTCGGAGAAGAAAACCATCTCAGTGGAGGGCTGCCTGGCCCAGGTCTTCTTTGTGTTTCTCACTGCAGGAAATGAAGCCTGCCTGCTCTCAGTGATGGCCTATGACTGCTATGCCgccatctgccaccctctgctctACGGCCAGGTGATGAGCAACCAGCTCTGTGTGAGGCTGGTGTGGGGCTCCTGGAGCCTGGCCTCTCTCAATGCACTTGTCATAGTGCTCTTGGGTGTTGACCTCAACTTCTCTGATGCCCACACCACCCACCACTACACCTGTGAGctgccctccctcttccctctgtcTTGCTCTGATGTATCTATGAATGTCAGCATCTTGTCCTTCTCTACTGTACTACTTGGGCTTGGAAACTTCCTCCCAATCTTCTTATCCTATGCCCGTATAATACACAACACCCTGAGCATGAGCTCCACCGCAGGCAGGagcaaggccttctccacctgctcctcccacctcatgGCAGTGATCCTGTTCTTTGGCTCGGGTTTGATCCGCTACCTCATGCCTCCCTCTGGTTCATCCCTGGATTTGCTCTCTTCTCTGCAGTACAGTGTGATCACACCCATGCTGAATCCCCTCATCTACAGCCTGAAGAACAAGGAGGTAAAGACAGCTGTGAGAAGATCattggagaaatatttgcaataccTTAGGTGGTGA